One genomic segment of [Phormidium] sp. ETS-05 includes these proteins:
- a CDS encoding tetratricopeptide repeat protein, with protein sequence MSNPTPQEQIVALQQELIQVREKGGDRAPESAADNRSAECEVLGKLGIAYYQGQQWQEALVTLTEYLNLARELGQQRHQAVAHYYLGFAQQAIEESEQAVSAFVPGYRLFRQLQQHEFAAQLWQQLVQQGQRYIQNQQFPEAVALYKQQIQVLLEFDEIKASAEIALELGKVYYYQQDFTQAIACFASVLDAAQTLKESALENLALAWLGYSYWQSGDLEQGLQYLEQRLALVQQLENRAAQQETLPWLIQICQQRNHPDKVIQYYQLQAHLWQQQGDAVNLQISLYELARYQFTRQQYSEALSGFQVALEVAETLSDEPGKASKTANARYMLGECYRNLGENQPAISHYEPAVQLYLELGVKDWAKKGLDALLQLYKNTQQSESELSCQKRRLEIFRQEGDAAAEQSCLYDIGSLYDNLKQWENALEYFDLALSLAQKQDQKELQANAHYMRGQCDRNLGQKEAAISAYQQAVDLSGELGVKKWLLSGLEYLVNLHRELGQYEQAISCQKRRLEIFRQEENATAEQSCLYSIGSLYDNLKQWENALEYFELALSLAQKLELKQSQANAYYMLGQCYRNLGQQEPAISWYEQAVELYREVKETKWALSGLEYLVNLYRELQQDERVISSYQRRLEIFRETGDRVSEYSCLYDLAMFQFNTQQYQEALSGFEAALQIGESLDEESGKTYKIANSRYMLGRCYGNLKQPETAISWDEQAVGLYREVKETKWALSGLEYLVNLYRELKQYEQAIGCQKHRLEIFRQDGNATAAEQSCLYNIGNLYDDLKQWENAIEYFESALQLARDLGETYKQANAHYMLGKSYRKLKQLPKAIDNYEQAINLYQEAKDIKWAASSSHYLGNLYYYDLPLGKADSIEKAISIYAENLSRYTRADFPKNWAMTQDALGNAYRDRILGDKAENLETAIHHYEAALAIRTREAYPEDWAYIHNCLGLAYSQINRGEKADKFEKVISAFKAALTVYSRQYFPEYWAMVQTNLGNAYVQRIRGEKAENQELALNYYKAALEVFTCDTCPEEWAKTQLNLGNVYRSRIRGDRSENLELAIAYSNTALKVLTRESFPRYWAGIQKNLGNTYENRIEGEKADNLERAIGYFNAALAVYTKTAFPEDWASTQQMLGDIYINRIKGEKEDNLEKAIAAYEKALTVYNQEAFPTHREIIQLKWASIQNNLGKIYFDFKFSPSEITAEKLENAILAYKNALSVYSYEVWPQHWGKIQNI encoded by the coding sequence ATGAGTAACCCAACTCCCCAAGAGCAAATTGTTGCATTACAGCAAGAGTTAATTCAAGTTAGGGAAAAAGGGGGCGATCGCGCTCCAGAATCTGCGGCAGATAATCGCTCTGCTGAATGCGAGGTTTTGGGCAAGTTGGGGATTGCTTATTATCAGGGGCAACAATGGCAGGAAGCACTGGTGACGCTGACGGAGTATCTCAATTTAGCGCGGGAGTTGGGGCAGCAACGGCATCAAGCTGTAGCGCACTATTATCTGGGATTTGCTCAACAAGCTATAGAGGAGTCGGAGCAAGCAGTATCGGCGTTTGTTCCGGGATATCGGTTGTTTAGACAACTCCAACAACATGAGTTTGCCGCTCAACTGTGGCAGCAGTTAGTCCAACAGGGACAACGGTATATCCAAAATCAGCAATTTCCTGAAGCTGTCGCCCTTTATAAACAGCAAATCCAAGTTTTGTTAGAATTTGATGAGATAAAAGCCAGTGCCGAGATTGCCCTAGAATTGGGGAAAGTTTACTATTATCAGCAGGATTTTACCCAGGCGATCGCTTGTTTTGCTTCCGTCCTCGATGCCGCCCAAACCCTGAAAGAATCAGCCCTAGAAAATTTAGCCTTAGCTTGGTTAGGATACAGTTATTGGCAGTCGGGAGACTTAGAGCAAGGGTTGCAGTATTTGGAACAGCGTTTAGCATTAGTCCAGCAACTAGAAAATAGAGCAGCGCAACAGGAAACCTTACCCTGGTTAATTCAGATTTGCCAGCAACGAAATCATCCCGATAAAGTCATCCAGTATTATCAACTTCAAGCCCATCTCTGGCAGCAACAAGGAGATGCCGTTAATCTGCAAATCAGTTTATATGAATTAGCCCGATATCAGTTCACTCGCCAGCAATATTCCGAGGCATTATCCGGGTTTCAGGTAGCCTTAGAAGTCGCCGAAACCTTGAGCGATGAGCCGGGAAAAGCTAGTAAAACCGCCAATGCTCGTTATATGCTAGGGGAATGTTATCGCAATTTGGGAGAAAACCAACCAGCAATTTCCCACTATGAACCAGCCGTGCAGTTGTATTTGGAGTTGGGAGTAAAAGACTGGGCGAAGAAAGGGTTAGACGCTTTACTACAGTTGTATAAAAACACCCAGCAGAGTGAATCTGAACTTAGCTGCCAGAAACGGCGGTTAGAGATTTTCCGGCAAGAAGGTGATGCGGCGGCGGAACAGTCTTGTTTATATGATATTGGCAGTCTGTATGATAACTTGAAGCAATGGGAAAATGCTCTGGAATATTTTGATTTAGCCCTAAGTTTAGCTCAAAAACAAGACCAGAAAGAATTGCAGGCGAATGCTCATTATATGCGCGGGCAATGTGATCGCAATTTGGGACAAAAAGAAGCCGCGATTTCCGCCTATCAGCAAGCGGTTGATTTGTCTGGTGAGCTAGGGGTTAAAAAGTGGTTACTCTCTGGGTTAGAATATTTGGTGAATTTGCATCGGGAGTTGGGACAGTATGAGCAGGCTATATCTTGTCAGAAACGGCGGTTAGAGATTTTCCGGCAAGAAGAGAATGCGACAGCAGAACAGTCGTGTTTATATAGTATTGGTAGTTTGTATGATAACCTGAAACAATGGGAAAATGCCCTGGAATATTTTGAGTTAGCCCTGAGTTTAGCCCAAAAACTAGAGCTAAAACAGTCTCAAGCAAATGCTTATTATATGTTAGGGCAATGCTATCGGAATTTGGGGCAGCAGGAACCGGCAATTTCTTGGTATGAGCAAGCGGTTGAGTTGTATCGGGAAGTTAAGGAGACAAAGTGGGCTTTATCGGGATTAGAATATCTGGTTAATTTGTATCGGGAGTTGCAACAGGATGAACGGGTTATCTCGTCTTACCAGCGACGATTAGAGATTTTCCGGGAAACAGGCGATCGCGTTTCTGAATATAGTTGTTTATACGACTTGGCAATGTTCCAGTTTAATACCCAGCAATATCAGGAGGCTTTGTCGGGGTTTGAAGCTGCTTTACAGATAGGGGAATCTTTGGATGAGGAGAGTGGGAAAACTTATAAAATTGCTAATTCTCGGTATATGTTGGGGCGATGCTATGGGAATTTAAAGCAGCCAGAAACAGCCATTTCTTGGGATGAGCAAGCGGTTGGGTTGTATCGGGAAGTTAAGGAGACAAAGTGGGCTTTATCGGGATTAGAATATTTGGTTAATTTATATCGTGAGTTGAAACAGTATGAACAGGCGATCGGCTGTCAGAAACATCGGTTAGAGATATTCAGGCAAGACGGTAATGCGACAGCAGCGGAACAGTCGTGTTTATATAATATTGGTAATCTGTATGATGACCTAAAGCAATGGGAAAATGCCATTGAATATTTTGAGTCAGCCCTCCAGTTAGCGAGAGACTTGGGGGAGACCTATAAACAAGCGAATGCTCATTATATGCTGGGTAAAAGTTATCGAAAATTAAAGCAATTGCCCAAAGCCATTGATAACTATGAGCAAGCTATCAATCTGTATCAAGAAGCCAAGGATATTAAATGGGCGGCTAGTTCATCTCATTATTTAGGCAATCTCTATTACTATGATTTGCCGCTAGGAAAAGCCGACAGTATTGAGAAAGCGATTTCAATTTATGCAGAGAATCTAAGCCGGTACACTCGTGCAGATTTTCCCAAAAATTGGGCTATGACTCAGGATGCTCTGGGGAATGCTTACCGCGATCGCATTTTAGGAGATAAAGCGGAAAACTTGGAAACTGCCATTCACCACTATGAAGCGGCTTTAGCAATTCGGACTCGTGAAGCCTATCCCGAAGATTGGGCATATATTCATAATTGTTTAGGGCTGGCTTACTCTCAGATAAATCGGGGAGAAAAAGCAGATAAATTTGAAAAAGTAATTAGTGCTTTTAAAGCGGCTTTAACAGTTTATAGCCGTCAATATTTTCCTGAATATTGGGCAATGGTACAAACCAATTTAGGAAATGCTTACGTTCAACGCATCCGAGGTGAGAAAGCAGAGAATCAGGAATTGGCATTAAATTACTACAAGGCTGCCTTAGAAGTTTTCACTTGTGACACTTGTCCTGAAGAGTGGGCAAAGACGCAACTGAATCTAGGGAATGTCTATCGAAGCCGGATTAGAGGCGATCGATCCGAAAATCTAGAGTTGGCGATCGCCTATTCTAATACTGCGCTGAAAGTTTTAACTCGTGAATCCTTTCCCCGATACTGGGCAGGAATTCAAAAGAATCTGGGGAATACTTATGAAAACCGGATTGAAGGTGAAAAGGCAGACAATCTGGAAAGGGCGATCGGCTATTTTAATGCTGCTTTGGCAGTTTATACCAAAACAGCATTTCCTGAAGATTGGGCAAGTACCCAACAGATGTTGGGAGATATTTATATTAATCGCATTAAAGGAGAGAAGGAGGATAACCTAGAAAAGGCGATCGCTGCCTATGAAAAAGCTTTAACAGTTTACAACCAAGAAGCATTTCCTACACATCGCGAAATAATTCAACTTAAATGGGCAAGTATTCAAAACAATTTAGGTAAGATTTATTTTGACTTTAAATTTTCTCCATCAGAAATAACAGCAGAAAAATTAGAAAATGCAATATTAGCTTATAAAAATGCCTTGTCAGTCTATAGTTATGAAGTCTGGCCTCAACATTGGGGCAAAATCCAAAATATCTGA
- a CDS encoding DUF4351 domain-containing protein, which yields MCYDNLLKYLAEKYPQQIASWALRQPITTPVEVLKTELTIEPIRADSVIFLKTGQEILHLEFQGRVPQDRPMPIRMLNYSLRLQWQYGLPVRQVLIWLVPTNNPAVFKTEFRTEFTVHRYQVIRLWEESPEPLLGNSALLPLAVLCASENPTELLQQVAQEVDKIEETDLRQEIAACTQILAGLRFDKQLISTMFREEVMRESVVYQDILQKGIAQGEKQGEVAVILRQLHRFCGPLNAEIQSRIQSLSKPQLEELSEALLDFTNLADLQQWLDSH from the coding sequence ATGTGTTATGACAACTTGCTCAAATACCTAGCGGAAAAATACCCGCAACAAATAGCATCCTGGGCATTGAGACAACCCATAACCACCCCGGTGGAAGTATTAAAAACTGAACTCACCATCGAACCGATTCGGGCGGATTCAGTGATTTTCCTAAAAACCGGCCAAGAAATTCTGCATTTAGAATTTCAGGGGAGGGTTCCCCAAGATAGACCGATGCCAATCCGGATGCTCAACTATTCCCTGCGGTTGCAGTGGCAATATGGACTACCCGTGAGGCAGGTGTTAATTTGGCTAGTTCCGACAAATAATCCGGCAGTATTCAAGACGGAATTTCGCACGGAATTCACGGTCCACCGATATCAGGTGATTCGGTTATGGGAAGAATCCCCAGAACCTTTGCTGGGGAATAGTGCCTTACTACCGCTGGCGGTGTTATGTGCCTCGGAGAACCCCACGGAACTCTTGCAGCAAGTGGCGCAAGAAGTGGATAAAATAGAGGAGACAGACTTGCGACAGGAAATCGCAGCCTGCACTCAGATTTTAGCGGGGTTGCGGTTTGACAAACAGTTAATATCCACCATGTTCAGGGAGGAAGTTATGCGCGAATCTGTAGTGTATCAAGACATTCTGCAAAAGGGAATCGCCCAGGGCGAAAAACAAGGTGAAGTAGCGGTAATTTTGCGCCAGCTTCATCGCTTCTGTGGACCGCTGAACGCGGAGATTCAGTCCCGAATTCAGTCTTTGAGTAAGCCGCAATTGGAGGAGTTGAGTGAAGCGTTATTAGACTTTACCAACTTGGCGGATTTACAGCAGTGGCTGGATTCTCATTAA
- a CDS encoding CHAT domain-containing protein, translated as MLSNLQVFEYEAFPQDWAYIQNGLGNAYSDRILGNRGNNLELAISAYKSALLVYNPEDFPQEWVITQMNLGNAYRKRIKGDVSENLELAISAQEKALLVGTKEAFPQYWAAIHNNLGAAYLHRIRGEKSENLEKSIVCHEQASQVFTREAFPQEWAENQMNFGNAYKSRIRGQQSENLSKAIHIFQEILKIFTRSAFPYYHIATLLNLGITYKVQGLVYKVRSSHYTPVEEAILRWKQITSIASLEHAYKTFEQALDTVEYLRGEITSGDEAKRKLNEEWHDLYIIMVEVCLELGRYQDAIEYADRSKARNLTELIATRDAYPGGDIPAKVRQRLQQLRQAISEEDLRLKQDPNPDYTHINQLREEFQTNYPYKPLKFSDIQSLVDDETVILEWYVLDDKFLTFTVTNQNLNLWTSSEEDLDKLIDWTNAYLHDYRNNKTQWQNQLPQRLEQLAQILHLDEILQNLREKFPNCKKLILIPHRFLHLFPLHALPVHLPSSPLSPLGRGARHREGQTLQELFPKGVNYAPNCQVLQQAQKRINQRPDFNQLFAIQNPTQDLQFTDIEVAAIQSLFNPHHILESEAAEKAAILDGDNLKNAHCTHFSCHGYFNFEDALKSALILAKSEFTPPPPSEDQSRYIPLRNGKLLDLSKCLTIEDILRLDLSNCRLVTLSACETGITDFTSTSDEYIGLPSGFILAGSPNVVCSLWAVNDLSTALLMIRFYQNVKQGETVPLALKHAQIWLRDVTVEALQVWSKPILAVLDSFSQEEFRSRLSKMDSRSKPFALPYYWAGFCAIGA; from the coding sequence TTGTTATCCAATTTGCAGGTATTTGAATACGAAGCATTTCCTCAAGATTGGGCATATATTCAAAATGGTTTAGGAAATGCTTATTCCGATCGAATACTAGGAAATCGAGGAAATAACTTAGAACTGGCTATCTCAGCCTATAAAAGCGCATTATTAGTCTACAATCCTGAAGATTTTCCTCAAGAATGGGTAATAACTCAAATGAATCTAGGGAATGCTTATCGTAAGCGCATCAAAGGAGATGTATCTGAAAACTTGGAATTGGCAATATCCGCGCAAGAAAAAGCTTTGTTAGTTGGCACTAAAGAAGCATTCCCTCAGTATTGGGCTGCGATTCACAATAATTTAGGGGCTGCCTACTTACACCGCATCCGAGGAGAAAAATCCGAGAATTTGGAAAAGTCAATTGTATGCCATGAACAAGCTTCGCAAGTTTTCACTCGTGAAGCCTTTCCTCAAGAATGGGCAGAAAACCAAATGAATTTTGGTAATGCCTATAAATCTCGCATTCGAGGACAGCAATCCGAAAACTTGAGCAAGGCGATCCACATTTTTCAAGAAATCCTCAAAATTTTCACTCGCTCTGCTTTTCCTTACTACCACATTGCAACTCTGCTTAATCTAGGAATCACTTACAAAGTCCAAGGACTTGTGTATAAAGTCAGATCCAGTCACTACACCCCTGTTGAAGAAGCTATCCTTCGTTGGAAACAAATTACTTCAATAGCGAGCTTGGAACATGCTTACAAAACTTTTGAACAAGCTCTCGATACCGTTGAGTATCTGCGAGGAGAAATTACCTCTGGCGACGAAGCTAAACGCAAACTCAATGAAGAATGGCATGATCTTTACATAATCATGGTGGAAGTGTGCCTAGAATTAGGCCGATACCAGGATGCCATTGAATATGCCGATCGCAGTAAAGCCCGCAACCTAACAGAACTCATCGCCACCCGTGACGCATACCCAGGGGGAGACATTCCCGCCAAAGTCCGCCAACGCTTGCAACAACTGCGTCAAGCGATTTCTGAAGAAGACCTCCGCCTCAAACAAGACCCCAACCCAGACTATACCCACATCAACCAACTGCGGGAAGAATTCCAGACAAACTATCCCTATAAACCCTTGAAATTCTCGGATATTCAATCTCTAGTGGATGATGAAACCGTCATCCTAGAATGGTATGTTCTGGATGACAAATTTCTGACCTTCACCGTCACCAACCAAAACCTTAACCTCTGGACATCTTCGGAGGAAGACCTAGACAAACTCATCGACTGGACAAACGCCTATCTCCACGACTACCGCAATAACAAAACCCAATGGCAAAATCAACTCCCCCAACGCCTAGAACAACTTGCCCAAATCCTGCATCTGGATGAAATCCTGCAAAACCTGCGGGAAAAATTCCCCAACTGCAAAAAACTCATCCTCATCCCTCACCGCTTCCTGCACCTGTTCCCCCTCCATGCTTTACCCGTTCATCTTCCTTCTTCTCCCCTCTCCCCACTTGGGAGAGGGGCCCGCCATCGTGAGGGCCAAACCCTACAGGAATTGTTCCCCAAGGGAGTGAATTATGCCCCTAACTGCCAAGTCCTGCAACAAGCCCAAAAACGCATCAACCAACGTCCCGACTTTAACCAACTCTTTGCTATCCAAAACCCCACCCAAGACCTGCAATTTACGGATATCGAAGTAGCAGCGATTCAATCCCTGTTCAATCCGCACCATATCCTAGAATCTGAAGCTGCGGAAAAAGCCGCTATTCTCGATGGAGATAACTTGAAAAATGCCCACTGCACCCATTTTTCTTGTCACGGCTATTTCAATTTTGAAGATGCCCTCAAATCTGCCCTAATTCTGGCCAAAAGCGAGTTTACCCCACCGCCACCCAGTGAGGACCAAAGCCGCTATATTCCCCTGCGAAATGGCAAACTCCTGGATTTGAGCAAATGCCTGACTATAGAAGATATCTTACGCCTCGACCTGAGCAATTGCCGTCTCGTCACTCTCTCCGCTTGCGAAACCGGCATCACTGACTTTACCTCTACCAGTGATGAATATATCGGCTTACCCAGTGGGTTTATTTTGGCCGGTTCCCCGAATGTGGTTTGTTCTCTGTGGGCTGTGAATGATTTATCCACTGCTTTGCTGATGATTCGCTTTTACCAAAATGTCAAACAGGGTGAAACCGTTCCCCTGGCCCTGAAACACGCCCAAATCTGGCTGCGGGATGTGACGGTGGAAGCGTTGCAGGTGTGGAGTAAGCCAATATTAGCAGTATTAGATTCTTTCTCTCAAGAGGAGTTTCGGTCTCGGTTGAGTAAAATGGATTCAAGGTCAAAACCTTTTGCCTTGCCTTACTACTGGGCGGGGTTCTGTGCTATTGGTGCTTAG
- a CDS encoding DUF4351 domain-containing protein: protein MSEALLDFTNLADLQQWLNSH from the coding sequence TTGAGTGAAGCGTTATTAGACTTTACTAACTTGGCGGATTTACAGCAGTGGCTGAATTCTCATTAA
- a CDS encoding 2Fe-2S iron-sulfur cluster-binding protein, protein MANINFVSENKEVVAADGANLRQKALENGIDLYKFYGKMMNCGGYGQCGTCIVAITEGMENLSPRTPVEEQKLKKKPANYRLACQALVNGPVSVQTKP, encoded by the coding sequence ATGGCTAATATCAATTTTGTCAGTGAAAATAAGGAAGTAGTTGCCGCTGATGGCGCTAATTTGAGGCAAAAAGCCCTGGAAAACGGCATCGACCTCTATAAGTTTTACGGCAAGATGATGAATTGCGGCGGCTACGGTCAATGCGGCACTTGCATTGTGGCCATCACTGAGGGGATGGAAAATCTCTCGCCCCGCACCCCAGTGGAAGAGCAGAAACTGAAGAAGAAGCCCGCTAACTACCGGTTAGCCTGTCAGGCTTTGGTGAATGGACCGGTGAGCGTCCAAACTAAGCCTTAG
- a CDS encoding alpha/beta fold hydrolase, with translation MTTTTQNTDTKFYNWKNYRCAYEFSPGNNPDAPPLLLVHPIGVGLSGKFWQRFCREWTTTGQPNPIYNPDLLGCGDSDMPRIAYNPADWAEQLLHFITTVVQKPVILVVQGALFPVAIKLVHLPNAANWVRGLVLSGPPPWPLMTSERPKWRQKLIWNLFFDAPAGNGFYRYAGTAKFLRNFSIRQLFADSQDVDGEWLEMLQLGAKNLASRYAVFSFLAGFWRENYQEDIARITQPTLVVMGEKASSISREGKQETPEERLADYLKTLPNGQGIKIPKRNVLPYESPGEFVAVVAPFVAAL, from the coding sequence ATGACAACTACTACCCAAAACACTGACACCAAGTTTTACAACTGGAAGAATTACCGTTGTGCTTATGAATTTTCTCCCGGTAATAACCCAGACGCTCCACCCCTGTTATTAGTCCATCCGATCGGCGTGGGTTTGTCGGGGAAATTCTGGCAGCGATTTTGCCGAGAATGGACAACTACTGGTCAACCAAACCCGATTTATAACCCCGACTTGCTCGGATGCGGCGATAGCGATATGCCTCGGATTGCCTATAATCCAGCAGATTGGGCAGAGCAGCTTCTACATTTTATCACCACGGTGGTACAAAAACCCGTAATTTTGGTAGTACAAGGAGCATTATTTCCCGTAGCTATCAAATTAGTGCATTTACCGAATGCAGCCAATTGGGTGCGGGGTTTGGTTCTCAGCGGTCCGCCACCCTGGCCCCTGATGACTTCAGAACGCCCCAAATGGCGGCAAAAATTGATTTGGAATCTATTTTTTGATGCTCCAGCGGGCAATGGGTTCTATCGCTATGCCGGGACAGCCAAGTTTTTGCGTAATTTTTCCATCCGCCAGCTTTTCGCTGACAGTCAAGATGTGGATGGGGAATGGTTGGAAATGTTGCAGCTAGGGGCAAAAAATCTCGCTAGTCGCTATGCGGTGTTTTCCTTTCTGGCGGGTTTTTGGCGGGAAAATTACCAAGAAGATATCGCCCGCATCACCCAACCCACATTAGTAGTGATGGGGGAAAAAGCATCGAGCATCAGTCGGGAAGGAAAGCAGGAAACCCCCGAAGAGCGATTAGCTGATTATCTCAAAACATTGCCGAACGGTCAGGGCATAAAAATCCCCAAACGTAATGTTTTACCCTATGAATCCCCAGGGGAGTTTGTGGCGGTTGTTGCCCCTTTTGTAGCGGCTTTATAG
- a CDS encoding TolC family protein, with protein MPDEVKLDPSVPLTLQQALELARQQNRDLQEAMLSLERSQAALREATAARYPNLQLRSNLSRSDSASGELSNARQRELFGDLATQQDTASTSLDGTVELSYDLYTSGLRPAQISAANSQVRFDELEVERIAAQLQFDITDAYYNLQQRDEEVRIARAAVERFEQNLKDAEALEKAGVGTKFDVLQARVDLGNAQQDLTQALSQQLISRRNLTQLLSLPQSADIFAADPIVPAGDWSLSLEESIVLAYKNRAEMEQELVQRDIGAERRRAAQAALGPQVSVFANYNALEVFSDSLNSADGYALGARLQWNLYDGGAARSRALQQEKNMEIAETRFANLRGRVRFQVEQSYFQLQSNKTNINTAGVALEEARERLRLARLRFQAGVGTQSEVIDAITALTQAEGNLSRAIIEYNRALASIQRAVSNLDGSLAGN; from the coding sequence GTGCCGGACGAAGTGAAGCTCGATCCGAGTGTGCCCCTGACATTACAACAGGCTTTAGAACTGGCGCGGCAGCAAAATCGGGACCTGCAAGAGGCGATGCTCAGCTTGGAACGCTCCCAAGCCGCCCTCAGAGAAGCCACCGCCGCTCGCTATCCCAACCTGCAACTGCGGTCTAATCTTTCCCGCAGTGACTCCGCCAGCGGCGAACTATCCAACGCTCGACAAAGAGAACTATTTGGCGACCTCGCCACTCAGCAAGACACTGCCAGCACCTCTCTCGATGGTACAGTGGAGCTGAGTTACGACCTCTACACCTCCGGGTTGCGTCCGGCGCAGATATCCGCCGCTAACTCCCAAGTGCGCTTTGATGAGTTGGAAGTAGAGCGCATCGCCGCCCAGCTTCAATTTGATATCACCGATGCTTACTACAACCTCCAACAGCGGGATGAGGAAGTGCGCATCGCCAGAGCTGCAGTAGAACGGTTTGAGCAGAACTTAAAGGACGCCGAGGCATTAGAAAAAGCTGGCGTGGGGACTAAATTCGATGTCCTCCAAGCCCGGGTGGACTTGGGGAATGCCCAACAGGACCTGACTCAAGCCTTAAGTCAGCAGTTAATCAGTCGCCGTAATTTAACCCAGTTGCTGAGTTTGCCCCAGTCGGCGGATATTTTTGCCGCCGATCCGATCGTCCCCGCCGGGGATTGGTCCTTATCTCTGGAAGAGAGCATCGTCCTCGCCTATAAAAACCGCGCCGAAATGGAGCAGGAGTTAGTCCAGCGGGATATTGGAGCAGAGCGGCGGCGAGCAGCCCAAGCCGCGCTTGGCCCCCAAGTGAGCGTATTTGCCAACTACAACGCCTTAGAAGTATTTAGCGATAGCTTGAATTCAGCCGATGGCTATGCCTTGGGGGCGCGACTGCAGTGGAATTTATACGATGGCGGCGCCGCTCGGTCCCGCGCCCTACAACAAGAGAAAAATATGGAAATCGCCGAAACTCGGTTTGCCAACCTGCGGGGCCGGGTTCGCTTTCAGGTGGAGCAGTCCTATTTCCAACTGCAATCTAACAAAACCAACATTAATACTGCTGGAGTGGCTTTGGAGGAGGCGAGAGAACGGTTGCGGTTGGCTCGGTTACGCTTTCAAGCTGGGGTAGGCACCCAGTCCGAGGTGATTGATGCCATTACCGCTCTCACCCAAGCTGAAGGCAACCTCAGCCGCGCCATTATTGAGTACAATCGCGCTTTGGCCTCTATCCAAAGGGCGGTGAGCAATTTAGACGGCAGTCTCGCCGGTAACTAA
- a CDS encoding 1-acyl-sn-glycerol-3-phosphate acyltransferase yields the protein MDSFTLPLAEIQGQNLERLAQLYQQFEQGKIRFIIAFRHPSIRDPLALVYTLWHLLPQAAKTANISLSQPTHAHFLYDRGIPLWAGPAVGWLFSQLGGISILRGKLDRLGLRTAREMFATGQFPLALAPEGATNGHNELISPIEPGIAQMAFWCAEDLHKAGTNQEVFIVPLGIKYHYLQENWEALEALMTAMESDCGLPPLPGGKTINPQASELYPRLIRLGNHLLSLMEEFYRQFYHQDIPKDNNQELPVRLKVILDVALRVAEQYFDIKPKGGLVDRCRRLEQAGWDCIYREDIENPEALSPVERGLANLVAEEASLRMWHMRLVESFVAVTGQYVRENPTFERFAETTLLVAKTISRIKGGNPFAGELLGQQRVVLQVGEPLSVTARWDTYQTNRRSAVSELTADLQSALEAMI from the coding sequence ATGGATTCGTTTACGCTCCCCCTCGCAGAGATTCAAGGCCAAAACCTAGAACGCCTAGCCCAACTGTACCAGCAATTCGAGCAAGGCAAGATTAGATTCATCATCGCCTTTCGCCATCCCAGCATCCGGGACCCGTTAGCCCTCGTCTATACCCTCTGGCATTTACTCCCCCAAGCCGCCAAAACTGCGAATATTTCCCTCTCCCAACCCACTCACGCCCATTTTCTGTACGATCGGGGCATTCCCCTCTGGGCCGGTCCCGCCGTGGGTTGGCTATTCTCCCAACTCGGTGGTATCTCCATCCTGCGAGGCAAACTCGATCGCCTCGGTTTACGCACAGCCAGAGAAATGTTTGCCACCGGACAATTTCCCCTCGCCCTCGCCCCAGAAGGAGCCACCAACGGCCATAATGAACTCATCAGCCCGATCGAGCCAGGAATCGCTCAAATGGCCTTTTGGTGTGCCGAAGACCTGCACAAAGCTGGCACCAACCAAGAAGTTTTCATCGTACCTCTAGGCATTAAATATCATTACTTACAAGAAAACTGGGAAGCCTTAGAAGCCTTGATGACGGCAATGGAATCTGACTGCGGTTTACCCCCATTACCGGGAGGCAAAACTATCAATCCCCAAGCCTCAGAATTATACCCCCGCCTCATTAGATTAGGCAATCACTTGTTATCCTTAATGGAAGAATTTTATCGCCAATTTTACCATCAAGATATCCCCAAAGATAACAACCAGGAATTACCCGTAAGACTTAAGGTAATATTAGATGTAGCTTTGCGGGTAGCCGAGCAGTATTTTGACATCAAACCCAAGGGCGGCTTGGTCGATCGGTGTCGGCGGCTGGAACAAGCAGGCTGGGATTGCATCTACCGAGAAGACATCGAAAACCCCGAGGCTCTCTCCCCCGTAGAGCGGGGACTCGCCAACCTGGTAGCAGAAGAAGCCAGCTTGCGGATGTGGCATATGCGGCTAGTAGAAAGTTTTGTCGCCGTTACCGGTCAGTACGTGCGGGAAAACCCCACATTCGAGCGATTTGCCGAAACCACATTGCTGGTGGCCAAAACCATCTCCCGCATCAAAGGGGGTAATCCCTTTGCTGGCGAGCTGCTGGGTCAGCAAAGGGTAGTATTGCAGGTGGGGGAACCCCTATCGGTGACGGCCCGCTGGGATACGTATCAAACCAATCGCCGATCGGCAGTTTCCGAGTTGACCGCCGATTTGCAGAGTGCCTTAGAGGCAATGATTTGA